The Caproicibacterium lactatifermentans genome contains a region encoding:
- the rimO gene encoding 30S ribosomal protein S12 methylthiotransferase RimO, with translation MADSVGIISLGCAKNQVDGEVMLASLENAGWQIKDDAALADVAIVNTCGFIQSAKQESINEILELARLKKEGRIKAIVVTGCLAERYREQIMQQLPECDAVCGIGANADIDAVCRAALAGSHPESFPEKEKLPLCGERRLLTPSYYAYLKIAEGCDNRCSYCAIPFIRGRYRSRPMEEIVVEAEKLVKNGAKELTLIAQDTTKYGWDLYGHKLMLPALLTRLCKIDGLQWIRFLYCYPDYLTDDLLDVMAKEPKVLPYIDLPLQHCSGRILKAMHRWGDREKLTQLIAHIREKLPDVTLRTTLITGFPGETEEDFTQLCEFVKEIQFDRLGCFPYSQEEGTEAAQLPNQIDSDVKGHRAELIMEGQMERMQAAGEAMVGSIQTVLCEGWDRYVNCWFGRTAAQAPDDIDGKVFFTVPQGTPKPSFGSFVPILITNCIDGDLVGELRPQKEAHL, from the coding sequence ATGGCAGATTCAGTTGGAATCATAAGCCTGGGCTGTGCAAAAAACCAGGTGGACGGAGAAGTTATGCTGGCGTCGCTGGAAAACGCTGGCTGGCAGATAAAAGATGACGCGGCGCTGGCCGATGTCGCCATTGTCAATACATGCGGCTTTATTCAAAGCGCGAAACAAGAAAGCATCAATGAGATACTGGAACTGGCGCGGCTGAAAAAAGAGGGACGCATCAAGGCGATTGTCGTAACCGGCTGTCTGGCGGAACGCTACCGTGAGCAGATTATGCAGCAGTTGCCGGAGTGTGACGCTGTCTGCGGCATTGGTGCAAATGCCGATATTGACGCCGTCTGCCGCGCAGCACTGGCCGGCAGCCATCCGGAGTCCTTCCCTGAAAAAGAAAAGCTGCCACTGTGCGGGGAACGCCGTCTGCTGACGCCAAGCTATTACGCGTACCTAAAAATTGCGGAGGGCTGCGACAATCGCTGCAGCTATTGTGCCATTCCGTTTATTCGCGGCCGGTACCGCAGCCGCCCCATGGAAGAAATTGTGGTGGAAGCAGAAAAACTGGTGAAAAATGGCGCCAAGGAATTGACGCTGATTGCACAGGACACCACAAAATACGGCTGGGATTTGTACGGCCATAAGCTGATGCTCCCTGCCCTGCTGACTCGTCTGTGCAAAATCGACGGTTTGCAGTGGATTCGCTTTTTGTACTGCTACCCGGACTACCTGACCGATGACCTGCTCGATGTCATGGCAAAAGAGCCAAAAGTTCTGCCGTACATTGACCTTCCGCTGCAACACTGCAGCGGGCGAATTCTAAAAGCCATGCACCGCTGGGGTGACCGGGAAAAACTGACACAGCTGATTGCACATATTCGCGAAAAGCTGCCGGACGTTACCCTGCGCACCACGCTGATTACCGGATTTCCCGGCGAAACGGAAGAGGACTTTACCCAGCTGTGTGAATTTGTAAAAGAAATTCAGTTTGATCGGCTGGGCTGTTTCCCCTATTCGCAGGAGGAGGGAACCGAAGCGGCACAGCTGCCGAATCAGATTGACAGCGACGTAAAGGGACACCGTGCCGAGCTGATTATGGAAGGCCAAATGGAGCGTATGCAGGCGGCCGGTGAAGCAATGGTCGGCAGCATCCAAACCGTTTTGTGTGAGGGCTGGGACCGTTATGTAAACTGCTGGTTTGGCCGCACCGCCGCGCAGGCACCAGACGATATTGACGGGAAAGTATTCTTTACCGTACCGCAGGGAACCCCAAAGCCGTCCTTCGGCAGTTTTGTGCCCATTCTGATAACGAACTGTATTGACGGAGACCTTGTGGGTGAACTGCGCCCGCAAAAGGAGGCTCACTTATGA
- the pgsA gene encoding CDP-diacylglycerol--glycerol-3-phosphate 3-phosphatidyltransferase, which yields MNLPNKLSLARMVMVPFIVAFLLLPQVWGHYLWALLLFLVASYTDHLDGKIARSCGMITSFGKFLDPLADKVLILSVFICFVKLDLCNIWLVLILLFREFAITFLRLVAVESGKVIAANKWGKSKTVSQIVAAICVLLFQTLGEFGVVSAAAMPALNLFGNLLIGISCVLAVISGIVYIVQNRHVINQIR from the coding sequence ATGAACCTGCCCAATAAGCTATCACTCGCGCGCATGGTCATGGTACCGTTTATTGTCGCCTTCCTGCTGCTTCCGCAGGTATGGGGACATTACCTTTGGGCACTGCTGCTGTTCCTCGTAGCTTCCTATACGGATCATTTGGACGGAAAAATTGCCCGTTCCTGCGGCATGATTACTTCTTTCGGAAAATTTTTGGACCCACTAGCAGACAAGGTGCTGATTTTGTCCGTCTTTATCTGTTTTGTCAAGCTGGACCTATGCAACATCTGGCTGGTTCTCATCCTTTTGTTTCGGGAATTTGCCATCACTTTTCTTCGGCTGGTCGCTGTGGAATCCGGCAAAGTAATTGCCGCCAACAAATGGGGCAAATCCAAAACCGTTTCCCAGATTGTCGCCGCCATCTGTGTGCTGCTATTCCAAACCCTCGGGGAATTCGGCGTCGTTTCCGCCGCCGCAATGCCTGCCCTCAACCTCTTCGGCAACCTGCTGATTGGCATTTCCTGTGTGCTGGCTGTCATCAGCGGCATTGTCTATATTGTGCAAAACCGCCATGTAATCAACCAGATTCGATAA
- the epsC gene encoding serine O-acetyltransferase EpsC codes for MFAKLKAEIDSIMDRDPAARSRLEVYFLYSGFKAVRSYRRAHRLLENGHPFLARWVSQRSRHKTGIEIHPGAKIGKGLFIDHGMGVVIGETTEIGDNCTLYQGVTLGGTGKDKGKRHPTLGNNVLVGTGAKILGPMKIGDNARIAAGAVVLEEVPANATAVGVPARVVRINGVRPNNLDQVHVTDPVSQELGRMNTLLENIEQKLGMQIENCCCAEDEEPAQTLSSTKAK; via the coding sequence ATGTTTGCAAAGCTGAAGGCAGAAATTGACTCAATTATGGACCGTGACCCGGCCGCACGCAGCCGGCTGGAGGTCTACTTCCTTTACAGCGGCTTTAAGGCCGTGCGCAGCTACCGGCGGGCCCATCGGCTGCTGGAAAACGGGCATCCGTTTCTGGCACGTTGGGTAAGCCAGCGCTCCCGCCACAAAACCGGCATTGAAATTCACCCCGGCGCAAAAATCGGCAAAGGCCTGTTCATTGACCACGGCATGGGTGTGGTCATCGGCGAAACAACCGAAATCGGCGACAACTGTACACTGTATCAGGGGGTAACTTTGGGCGGCACTGGAAAAGATAAGGGAAAACGGCACCCAACCCTTGGCAACAACGTGTTGGTCGGTACCGGCGCTAAAATCCTTGGCCCTATGAAAATCGGTGATAACGCCCGCATTGCCGCCGGCGCCGTTGTACTGGAGGAAGTACCCGCCAATGCCACCGCTGTAGGCGTACCGGCAAGAGTGGTGCGCATTAACGGTGTCCGCCCAAATAACCTGGACCAGGTCCATGTCACCGACCCTGTTTCGCAGGAACTGGGCCGCATGAACACACTGCTGGAAAATATCGAACAGAAGCTGGGTATGCAGATAGAAAACTGTTGCTGTGCAGAAGATGAAGAACCTGCACAGACACTATCCAGTACAAAAGCAAAATAA
- the cysS gene encoding cysteine--tRNA ligase, giving the protein MKLYNTLTRKKEEFVPITPKEAKIYACGPTVYNYIHIGNARPICVFDVLRRYMEYCGYQVTFVQNFTDIDDKIINKANEEGSDYLTVSRRYIKEYKKDAAGLNVRPATVHPKATENIEGIQKLISTLIDKGYAYPTDNGDVYFRTLKNKNYGKLSHQPLEDLQAGARIATGEIKEDAMDFALWKGAKPGEPYWESPWGHGRPGWHIECSAMALRYLGKTIDIHCGGQDLIFPHHENEIAQSECANGVPFAHYWLHNGYININNQKMSKSLHNFFTVRDVAEKFGYEPIRYLMVSAHYRMPINYSVAMIGQCKASLDRLYNCRDNLAFVLQHAPDGEKTGDAAVREKLNACRTAFESAMDDDLNTANAIAALFDMVKEINTDLSTEKAPGKAICQYAYDLFTKLADVLGLLYSRPVPGTESSEDSESAEIEALIVQRTQARAEKNWAKADCIRDELKARGVVLEDTPQGVKWHKE; this is encoded by the coding sequence ATGAAACTGTACAACACACTGACACGCAAAAAAGAAGAGTTCGTCCCCATTACGCCCAAGGAAGCGAAAATTTACGCCTGCGGTCCTACCGTATACAACTACATTCATATAGGAAATGCCCGCCCCATCTGCGTCTTTGATGTTCTGCGCCGCTACATGGAATACTGCGGCTATCAGGTCACCTTCGTGCAAAACTTTACGGATATTGACGATAAAATCATCAACAAGGCCAACGAAGAAGGCAGCGACTACCTGACCGTCAGCCGCAGATATATTAAAGAGTACAAAAAAGATGCCGCCGGCCTGAATGTGCGGCCGGCAACGGTACACCCCAAGGCAACCGAAAACATTGAGGGTATCCAAAAGCTCATTTCTACTTTAATAGACAAAGGGTACGCTTATCCCACCGACAATGGCGACGTTTATTTCCGCACCCTGAAAAATAAAAATTACGGAAAACTCAGCCATCAGCCGCTGGAAGACCTGCAGGCCGGCGCGCGCATTGCCACCGGTGAAATCAAAGAGGACGCCATGGATTTTGCCCTGTGGAAAGGCGCTAAGCCGGGCGAGCCCTACTGGGAATCCCCATGGGGGCACGGCCGTCCCGGCTGGCACATTGAGTGCTCGGCTATGGCACTGCGCTACCTCGGCAAGACGATTGACATTCACTGCGGCGGGCAGGACCTAATTTTCCCACATCACGAAAATGAAATTGCCCAAAGTGAATGCGCCAATGGCGTTCCATTTGCACATTACTGGCTGCACAACGGCTATATCAATATCAATAACCAAAAGATGAGCAAAAGCCTGCACAATTTCTTTACTGTGCGTGATGTAGCAGAAAAATTTGGCTATGAACCGATTCGTTACCTAATGGTATCCGCACACTACCGTATGCCCATCAACTACAGCGTGGCAATGATTGGACAGTGCAAGGCTTCTTTGGACCGCCTGTATAACTGCCGTGATAACCTTGCTTTTGTTTTGCAGCACGCACCGGACGGCGAAAAAACCGGTGATGCCGCTGTACGGGAAAAGCTGAACGCCTGCCGCACCGCGTTTGAAAGCGCCATGGATGACGACCTGAACACAGCCAACGCCATTGCTGCACTGTTTGACATGGTAAAAGAAATCAACACTGACCTTTCCACCGAAAAGGCGCCGGGCAAAGCAATCTGTCAGTATGCTTATGACCTGTTTACTAAGCTGGCAGATGTACTAGGTCTGCTGTACAGCCGCCCGGTACCGGGCACCGAAAGCTCAGAAGACAGTGAAAGCGCCGAAATTGAAGCGCTCATTGTACAGCGCACACAGGCCCGCGCAGAGAAGAACTGGGCGAAAGCGGACTGTATCCGTGACGAACTGAAAGCACGCGGTGTGGTGCTGGAGGATACACCGCAGGGTGTAAAATGGCATAAAGAATAA
- the prmC gene encoding peptide chain release factor N(5)-glutamine methyltransferase produces the protein MTNEQAYLKAKKILQQAGNESPAFDAVCLCQKVLHLDRPGLAVHGHEPADERKAEQLLRLAEKRAAGEPLQYLLEKWPFLNLELAVGEGVLCPREETELLVHSASRLLPQGVRVLDLCAGSGAVGLGLKSLRPDLTVACGEKYPQAFAYLQKNCRAYLDLAVTPLSLDAFSKADAASCGLLGGFLCNPPYVRAGEIPGLQTELHYEPETAIDGGTDGLQFYRAISKLWIPQLQPGGLCAVEIGESQAAAVSALFTSVGLEKISVIKDFNQFDRVVLGWKPTKK, from the coding sequence ATGACAAATGAACAGGCATATTTAAAGGCAAAAAAGATTTTGCAGCAGGCCGGAAACGAAAGTCCGGCATTTGATGCGGTGTGCCTCTGTCAAAAGGTACTGCATCTGGACCGTCCGGGTCTTGCAGTGCATGGACACGAACCGGCGGACGAACGAAAGGCGGAACAGCTTCTGCGGCTTGCGGAAAAACGGGCGGCCGGTGAGCCGCTGCAGTATCTTTTGGAAAAATGGCCGTTTTTGAATTTGGAGCTGGCAGTGGGGGAAGGTGTGCTGTGCCCGCGGGAAGAAACCGAATTGCTGGTCCACAGCGCTTCCCGTCTGCTGCCGCAGGGCGTACGAGTGCTGGACCTGTGTGCCGGCAGCGGTGCCGTGGGGCTGGGGCTCAAGAGCCTGCGGCCGGATTTGACAGTGGCCTGCGGTGAAAAATATCCGCAGGCGTTTGCCTACCTGCAGAAGAACTGCCGCGCCTATCTGGACCTTGCCGTAACGCCGCTTTCATTGGACGCCTTTTCCAAGGCGGATGCGGCTTCCTGCGGGCTGTTAGGCGGCTTTTTGTGTAACCCGCCGTATGTACGTGCCGGGGAGATTCCGGGCCTGCAGACGGAACTGCATTATGAACCGGAAACCGCTATTGATGGTGGCACGGACGGTCTTCAGTTTTATCGGGCGATTTCCAAGCTGTGGATACCGCAGCTGCAGCCCGGTGGCCTGTGTGCGGTGGAAATTGGCGAAAGTCAGGCAGCGGCGGTTTCCGCCCTGTTCACATCGGTGGGGCTGGAGAAAATTTCGGTTATCAAAGACTTTAACCAGTTTGACCGTGTTGTTCTGGGCTGGAAGCCCACAAAAAAATAG
- a CDS encoding DUF1385 domain-containing protein, producing the protein MTANNPEKCITSIGGQALIEGILMRGPHRIEVAVRTPEGKIDSEELQYVPIWDRWPVFRLPLLRGVASFADSLCMSSRALDMSSEKSGMTDIEGEEEENESKLDQWIDKHLGDKAAKVFMVIGSVLGVALAIALFFLVPTALFNLLLHVTGSGLAGWRSPFEGVLRLIIFVAYIGLLGFQPDVKRMFRYHGAEHKTIFCYEAGLPLTVDNVRRQGRFHPRCGTSFMVLMILIGILVGLFIPFSNPFLRTFVKLLCIPIVVGLGYELIRYCGRHENRLTRIIAAPGLWMQRLTVKEPDDGMMEVAIAAMKKVIPANGEDRIAA; encoded by the coding sequence ATGACAGCAAACAATCCTGAAAAGTGCATTACTTCTATTGGGGGTCAGGCACTGATTGAGGGAATTCTGATGCGCGGTCCACACCGCATTGAAGTTGCTGTGCGTACACCAGAGGGGAAAATTGACTCCGAAGAGCTGCAGTATGTCCCTATTTGGGACCGCTGGCCGGTGTTCCGATTGCCCCTTTTGCGTGGGGTGGCTTCTTTTGCGGACAGCCTTTGTATGAGCAGCCGGGCACTGGATATGTCCAGTGAAAAATCCGGCATGACGGATATAGAGGGCGAGGAGGAAGAAAACGAGAGCAAACTGGATCAGTGGATTGACAAACATCTGGGGGATAAGGCAGCCAAAGTTTTTATGGTGATTGGTTCTGTGCTGGGAGTAGCGCTTGCGATTGCATTGTTCTTTTTGGTGCCGACGGCACTATTCAATTTGCTGCTGCATGTAACCGGCTCAGGGCTGGCGGGCTGGCGCAGCCCATTTGAAGGGGTGCTGCGTTTGATTATTTTTGTCGCCTATATTGGGCTGCTCGGTTTTCAGCCGGATGTAAAGCGAATGTTTCGTTACCATGGAGCGGAGCATAAAACAATTTTTTGCTATGAAGCTGGCCTGCCCCTCACGGTGGATAATGTGCGCCGGCAGGGCCGTTTCCATCCGCGCTGTGGCACCAGCTTTATGGTGCTGATGATTTTGATTGGCATTTTGGTTGGACTGTTTATTCCGTTTTCCAATCCATTCCTGCGCACTTTTGTTAAACTGCTGTGTATTCCCATTGTTGTGGGGCTGGGGTATGAACTGATTCGCTACTGCGGCCGTCACGAGAACCGCTTAACACGCATCATTGCCGCGCCGGGGTTGTGGATGCAGCGCCTGACCGTGAAAGAGCCGGACGACGGCATGATGGAAGTAGCAATCGCGGCCATGAAGAAAGTGATTCCCGCGAATGGAGAGGACCGGATTGCCGCATGA